In Nocardia asteroides, the following proteins share a genomic window:
- the manB gene encoding mannose-1-phosphate guanylyltransferase, protein MAGNSGTDAVILVGGQGTRLRPLTLSAPKPMLPTAGLPFLTHLLARIAEAGITHVVLGTSFKAEVFEEHFGDGSDLGLELEYVTETEPLGTGGGIRNVLPKLRADNVMVFNGDVLGGTDLGAILDTHESTNADVTLHLVRVSDPRAFGCVPTDADGRVTAFLEKTQDPPTDQINAGCYVFRREYIEKIPSGRPVSVEREVFPALLAEGARVQGHVDASYWRDMGTPEDFVRGSADLVRGIAPSPALPGQRGESLVHPGAGVAPGALLIGGTVVGRGAEIGAGARLDGAVIFDGAVVEAGATVERSIVGFGARIGPRALVRDGVIGDGANVGARCELLRGARVWPGVEIPDGGIRFSTDV, encoded by the coding sequence ATGGCAGGCAACTCAGGCACCGACGCGGTCATCCTCGTCGGCGGACAGGGCACGCGGCTGCGTCCGCTCACCCTCTCGGCGCCCAAGCCGATGCTGCCGACGGCCGGGCTGCCGTTCCTGACCCACCTGCTGGCCCGCATCGCCGAGGCCGGGATCACCCACGTGGTGCTGGGCACCTCGTTCAAGGCCGAGGTGTTCGAAGAGCACTTCGGTGACGGCTCCGACCTGGGGCTCGAGCTCGAGTACGTCACCGAGACCGAGCCGCTGGGCACCGGCGGCGGTATCCGCAACGTGCTGCCCAAGCTGCGCGCGGACAACGTGATGGTGTTCAACGGCGACGTGCTGGGCGGCACCGATCTGGGCGCGATCCTGGATACGCACGAGTCGACCAACGCCGATGTCACCCTGCATCTGGTCCGGGTCAGCGATCCGCGCGCCTTCGGCTGCGTGCCGACCGACGCCGACGGCCGGGTCACCGCGTTCCTGGAGAAGACCCAGGATCCGCCGACCGACCAGATCAACGCCGGTTGCTACGTGTTCCGCCGCGAGTACATCGAGAAGATCCCGAGCGGGCGCCCGGTGTCGGTGGAACGCGAGGTCTTCCCCGCGCTGCTCGCCGAGGGCGCGCGGGTGCAGGGTCACGTCGACGCCTCCTACTGGCGCGACATGGGCACCCCGGAGGACTTCGTCCGCGGCTCGGCCGACCTGGTCCGCGGCATCGCCCCCTCGCCCGCCCTGCCGGGTCAGCGGGGTGAGTCGCTGGTGCACCCCGGCGCCGGGGTGGCGCCGGGCGCGCTGCTCATCGGCGGCACGGTCGTGGGCCGCGGCGCGGAGATCGGCGCGGGCGCGCGCCTGGACGGCGCCGTGATCTTCGACGGCGCGGTCGTCGAGGCGGGCGCCACCGTGGAACGCTCCATCGTCGGCTTCGGCGCCCGTATCGGCCCGCGCGCCCTGGTCCGCGACGGCGTCATCGGCGACGGCGCCAACGTCGGCGCCCGCTGCGAACTGCTCCGCGGCGCCCGGGTCTGGCCCGGCGTGGAAATCCCCGACGGCGGCATCCGCTTCTCCACCGACGTCTGA
- a CDS encoding carboxylesterase/lipase family protein, translated as MSIQSDIDPDVRTHEAEPLARTEYGNVSGTWDGPVAVWRSVPYAAAPAGPARFAPPRPPRRWDGVRECVVYGDIAPQAMGAMVPVDSDLAMGEDCLWVNVWSPRPEPSEDEPRPVMVWLHGGAYCLGTAAQTIYDGRKLAEAGDVVVVSVNYRLGVLGFLDLSTFGEQFTPNLGLRDQLAALAWVRDNIAAFGGDPGNVTVFGESSGAGCVTALLTAPAAAGLFHKAIAQSPPATTVFGQERAAVVAQRYLELLELGPGEADRLLELPIERLVEVGAVLLDEVPIKEPGRLAAAPVVDGDLLPGYPIDLFQQGRSHRVPLLIGTNRDEASLFRVLRSPIMPVTPDAVNAMLRDVAASHPEMGPERIAEITSAYPDLAKTRGALAMSTDAAFRMPAAWVAEGHAQHSPTWMYRFDYATPMLKAARVGAGHATELPYVFGNFGTLNHDPTFWLGGRKVSDAVSGRMQRRWLAFAEHGVPAALDGSKHWPHYRSPARTTLLIDTIDRVVDNPDADLHTAWGDHAVGFS; from the coding sequence ATGAGCATTCAGTCCGATATCGACCCCGACGTGCGGACGCACGAGGCCGAACCGCTGGCACGCACGGAATACGGAAACGTCAGTGGTACCTGGGACGGGCCGGTCGCGGTCTGGCGCAGCGTCCCCTACGCGGCGGCGCCCGCGGGTCCGGCCAGATTCGCACCGCCACGACCGCCGCGGCGCTGGGACGGCGTGCGCGAGTGCGTCGTGTACGGCGACATCGCCCCGCAGGCGATGGGCGCCATGGTCCCGGTCGATTCCGATCTGGCGATGGGCGAGGACTGTCTGTGGGTGAACGTGTGGTCCCCGCGACCCGAGCCCAGCGAGGACGAACCGCGCCCGGTGATGGTGTGGCTGCACGGCGGCGCCTACTGCCTCGGCACCGCCGCCCAGACCATCTACGACGGCCGCAAACTGGCCGAGGCGGGCGACGTGGTCGTCGTCTCGGTGAACTACCGGCTCGGCGTGCTCGGCTTCCTCGACCTGTCCACCTTCGGCGAGCAGTTCACGCCGAATCTGGGCCTGCGCGATCAGCTGGCCGCGCTGGCCTGGGTCCGCGACAATATCGCCGCGTTCGGCGGCGACCCCGGCAACGTCACCGTCTTCGGTGAGTCCTCCGGCGCGGGCTGTGTGACCGCGCTGCTCACCGCGCCGGCGGCCGCCGGGCTTTTCCACAAGGCGATCGCCCAGAGTCCGCCCGCCACCACGGTTTTCGGGCAGGAACGCGCCGCCGTGGTCGCGCAGCGGTACCTGGAACTGCTCGAACTCGGTCCCGGCGAGGCGGATCGGCTGCTGGAGCTGCCGATCGAGCGGCTCGTCGAGGTCGGGGCGGTGCTGCTCGACGAGGTCCCGATCAAGGAGCCGGGCAGGCTGGCCGCGGCGCCGGTGGTCGACGGTGATCTGCTGCCCGGCTATCCGATCGACCTGTTCCAGCAGGGCCGCTCCCACCGGGTTCCGCTGCTGATCGGCACCAATCGCGACGAGGCCTCGCTGTTCCGGGTGCTGCGCTCGCCGATCATGCCGGTGACGCCCGACGCGGTGAACGCCATGCTGCGCGATGTCGCGGCCTCGCATCCGGAGATGGGGCCGGAGCGGATCGCCGAGATCACCTCGGCCTATCCGGATCTGGCGAAAACCCGTGGGGCGCTGGCCATGTCCACCGACGCGGCGTTCCGGATGCCCGCCGCCTGGGTCGCCGAGGGGCACGCCCAGCATTCACCGACCTGGATGTACCGGTTCGACTACGCGACACCGATGTTGAAGGCCGCCCGCGTCGGCGCCGGACACGCCACCGAATTGCCTTATGTCTTCGGCAATTTCGGCACGCTCAACCATGACCCGACCTTCTGGCTCGGCGGCCGCAAGGTCTCGGACGCGGTCTCGGGCCGGATGCAGCGCCGCTGGCTGGCCTTCGCCGAACACGGCGTCCCCGCCGCCCTGGACGGCTCCAAACACTGGCCGCACTACCGCTCCCCGGCCCGCACGACCCTGCTCATCGACACCATCGACCGCGTCGTCGACAACCCCGACGCCGACCTGCACACCGCCTGGGGCGACCACGCGGTCGGCTTCAGCTGA
- a CDS encoding glycosyltransferase family 2 protein, which produces MAPAGLAVVTVTYSPGEHLEHFITTLADATSEKPQVILADNGSTDGVPELVAEANSHVRLLRTGGNIGYGGAINRAVAEIDPSIEFVILANPDIRWGVDSIDKMLEAAKRWPRAGAFGPMVREPDGSVYPSARRVPGLADGAGHAILGTIWPKNPWSVRYRQENEEISERVVGWLSGSCLLVRRAAFDTIDGFDSRYFMYMEDVDFGDRMGKAGWHNVFVPDAEVTHAKGHAAGKHPELMLPAHHASAYRFQADRHPHWWQAPLRGALRAGLAVRSRIAVRSALREKARTGA; this is translated from the coding sequence GTGGCCCCCGCTGGCCTTGCCGTCGTCACGGTGACCTATTCGCCGGGCGAGCACCTCGAGCACTTCATCACCACCCTGGCCGACGCCACCAGCGAGAAGCCGCAGGTGATCCTGGCCGACAACGGCTCCACCGACGGCGTGCCCGAGCTCGTCGCCGAGGCCAACTCGCACGTGCGGCTGCTGCGCACCGGCGGCAACATCGGCTACGGCGGCGCCATCAACCGGGCCGTCGCCGAGATCGACCCGTCGATCGAGTTCGTCATCCTGGCCAACCCGGACATCCGCTGGGGCGTGGACTCCATCGACAAGATGCTCGAGGCCGCGAAGCGCTGGCCCCGGGCCGGCGCGTTCGGGCCGATGGTCCGCGAACCCGACGGCAGCGTCTACCCCTCCGCGCGCCGCGTCCCCGGCCTCGCCGACGGCGCGGGCCACGCGATCCTGGGCACGATCTGGCCGAAGAACCCCTGGTCGGTGCGCTACCGGCAGGAGAACGAGGAGATCTCCGAGCGGGTGGTCGGCTGGCTGTCGGGCTCCTGCCTGCTGGTGCGCCGGGCCGCCTTCGACACCATCGACGGCTTCGACTCGCGCTACTTCATGTACATGGAGGACGTGGACTTCGGTGACCGCATGGGCAAGGCGGGCTGGCACAATGTGTTCGTCCCCGACGCCGAGGTGACCCACGCCAAGGGTCACGCCGCGGGCAAGCATCCGGAACTGATGCTGCCGGCCCACCACGCCAGTGCCTACCGATTCCAGGCCGACCGGCATCCGCACTGGTGGCAGGCGCCGTTGCGGGGCGCGCTGCGCGCCGGACTTGCGGTTCGCTCCCGGATTGCGGTTCGATCGGCGCTGCGCGAGAAAGCGCGCACCGGCGCCTGA
- the rfbD gene encoding dTDP-4-dehydrorhamnose reductase — MNADSPAPTRLIVTGARGLLGREILRLAPAAAGYGRSELDITDRAAVDAVVSPGAVVLNCAAYTAVDAAETDREAAFTGNATGPAVLAAACAAAGARLIHVSTDYVFPGTARTPYEPDDPTGPATVYGQSKLAGEQAVRELCPAAQIVRTAWVYAGVDGDFVATMRRLEGERETVSVVDDQVGSPTSAADLAAALLELSTRPDAPRVLHATNSGTATWFDLARAVFTELGADPARVLPCDSTAFPRPAPRPAYSVLSPTVWNAAGLTPLRPWRSALTDTFRRVSG, encoded by the coding sequence GTGAACGCCGATTCCCCCGCCCCCACTCGCCTGATCGTAACCGGAGCGCGCGGTCTGCTGGGGCGAGAGATCCTGCGGCTCGCGCCCGCGGCGGCCGGCTACGGCAGGAGCGAGCTCGACATCACCGACCGCGCCGCCGTCGACGCCGTCGTCAGCCCGGGCGCCGTGGTGCTCAACTGCGCGGCCTACACCGCCGTCGACGCCGCCGAGACCGACCGCGAGGCCGCCTTCACCGGCAATGCCACCGGTCCCGCCGTCCTGGCCGCGGCCTGCGCCGCGGCGGGCGCGCGGCTGATCCACGTCTCCACCGATTACGTCTTCCCGGGCACCGCCCGCACACCGTACGAGCCGGACGACCCGACCGGGCCCGCCACGGTCTACGGACAGTCCAAGCTGGCCGGTGAGCAGGCGGTGCGCGAGCTGTGTCCGGCGGCGCAGATCGTGCGCACCGCCTGGGTGTATGCCGGGGTCGACGGCGATTTCGTCGCGACCATGCGCAGGCTGGAGGGCGAGCGCGAGACGGTCAGCGTGGTCGACGACCAGGTGGGCTCCCCCACCAGCGCCGCCGACCTGGCCGCCGCCCTGCTCGAACTGAGCACCCGGCCGGACGCCCCCCGGGTGCTGCACGCCACCAATTCCGGCACCGCCACCTGGTTCGACCTCGCCAGGGCGGTTTTCACCGAGCTCGGCGCCGACCCCGCGCGGGTCCTGCCCTGCGACTCCACCGCTTTCCCCAGACCCGCACCGCGCCCGGCCTATTCGGTGCTCTCGCCCACGGTGTGGAACGCGGCGGGACTGACCCCGTTGCGGCCCTGGCGTTCCGCACTCACCGACACATTCCGCCGGGTCTCCGGCTAG
- a CDS encoding AAA family ATPase, protein MCSDRIAQVVARELDADPVVERQVADCVLAALAATDGDPSAPEAGDTGVFLRAITVHGFRGIGPTATLRLNPGPGLTLVVGRNGSGKSSFAEAAEFALTGGNRRWDGRSTAWREGWRNLHEPDLARIEVDLLTAGEDSELTIATHWAPGSELGEAHWTERRGPAAPVSIDPGSRRQRLDLYRPFLSYSELGALVDGKPSDLFDALHRLLGLDELAAAAEHIRLRKLELERAVKDSRQSRTDLLAELADADDDRARRVADLLRAPEPDLDAVAAAVADSALGSDGPDGLRAILRLSLPDPARVAAAVDRLAEASTALARHATADAEADLRVLDLLTRARDHVTAGGACPCPVCGRGDLDTDWLAAADTEIGERSAQLAALRAARVEFDAALAQARALTSRVPAELGPEPSPPTEPGVGRPSAVDPAPVTVSASADGNPDDNEPLGTPTETVDRRDESTGPPPTGRPLSPSDTAPGAVDPGALRRQLAAVRARWAAWSALGEVDHDAGLAERLRTVYLALAADLAALQRDTRADLDRLDAVWSPLVPRILAWLDPARAVSADAAELRVVKKAADWLKSATATIRGERMRPLESTARWVWSTLRQQSNVELGAIRLQGSAGTARRVLLDVTVDEVDGAALGVMSQGELHALGLSLFLPRATVAHSPFRFVMIDDPVQAMDPAKVDGLAMVLAEVATTRQVVVFTHDERLAEAVRRMQLDATVLEVQRRERSVVEVRVTGDPVRRYLDDARSLVRTPQLPPAIADELVATCCRSAIEAAGLAKARHELLAAGLDHAEVERRVRNAHTTRAMLTLALMGPRARVDDLNKHLSAVGGRWLVGVLRDATAGAHVPIDRPMRELISDTERFIAWLRAHEPTAVRV, encoded by the coding sequence GTGTGCTCGGATCGGATCGCCCAGGTGGTCGCGCGCGAGCTCGACGCCGACCCCGTCGTGGAACGCCAGGTCGCCGACTGCGTGCTGGCGGCGCTGGCCGCGACCGACGGTGATCCGTCCGCGCCCGAGGCGGGCGACACCGGTGTCTTCCTGCGGGCCATCACCGTGCACGGTTTCCGCGGCATCGGGCCCACGGCCACCCTTCGGCTGAATCCGGGGCCCGGGCTCACCCTGGTCGTCGGGCGGAACGGCAGCGGCAAATCGAGCTTCGCCGAGGCCGCGGAATTCGCCCTGACCGGCGGAAACCGCCGCTGGGACGGCCGGTCGACCGCCTGGCGGGAAGGCTGGCGCAACCTGCATGAACCCGACCTCGCGCGGATCGAGGTCGACCTGCTCACCGCGGGCGAGGACAGCGAGCTCACGATCGCCACGCACTGGGCACCCGGCAGCGAACTCGGCGAAGCGCACTGGACCGAACGGCGCGGTCCCGCCGCCCCCGTCTCCATCGACCCGGGCAGCAGGCGTCAGCGCCTGGACCTGTACCGGCCGTTCCTGTCCTACAGCGAACTCGGCGCGCTCGTCGACGGCAAACCCAGCGACCTGTTCGACGCCCTGCACCGCCTGCTCGGCCTCGACGAACTCGCCGCCGCCGCCGAACACATCCGCCTGCGCAAGCTGGAACTCGAACGCGCCGTGAAGGATTCGCGGCAGTCCCGCACGGACCTGCTCGCCGAACTCGCCGACGCCGACGACGACCGGGCCCGGCGCGTCGCCGACCTGCTGCGCGCCCCCGAACCCGACCTCGACGCGGTCGCCGCGGCCGTCGCGGACTCCGCTCTGGGCTCCGACGGCCCCGACGGACTGCGCGCCATCCTGCGCCTGTCCCTGCCCGACCCGGCCCGGGTGGCGGCGGCGGTGGATCGCCTCGCCGAGGCGTCCACCGCGCTGGCCCGCCACGCGACCGCCGATGCGGAGGCCGACCTGCGGGTCCTGGACCTGCTCACCCGCGCCCGCGACCACGTCACCGCCGGCGGCGCGTGCCCCTGCCCGGTGTGCGGCCGTGGCGATCTCGACACCGACTGGCTCGCCGCCGCCGACACCGAAATCGGCGAGCGCAGTGCGCAACTCGCCGCGCTGCGGGCCGCACGCGTCGAATTCGACGCCGCACTGGCGCAGGCGCGCGCCCTCACCTCCCGCGTGCCCGCCGAACTGGGTCCGGAACCGTCACCGCCCACCGAACCCGGCGTCGGCCGACCGTCCGCCGTCGACCCGGCTCCCGTTACGGTCAGCGCGTCGGCCGACGGTAATCCGGACGACAACGAGCCCCTGGGCACGCCCACGGAGACGGTGGACCGGCGAGACGAATCCACCGGCCCGCCGCCCACCGGCCGCCCACTGTCGCCGAGCGACACTGCCCCGGGCGCGGTGGATCCCGGCGCGCTCCGCCGACAGCTCGCCGCGGTGCGCGCCCGCTGGGCGGCGTGGTCCGCGCTCGGCGAGGTCGACCACGACGCCGGTCTCGCCGAACGGCTGCGCACCGTGTACCTGGCTCTGGCTGCGGACCTCGCTGCGCTGCAACGAGATACCCGGGCCGACCTCGACCGCCTCGATGCCGTCTGGTCACCGCTGGTGCCGCGCATCCTCGCCTGGCTCGACCCCGCCCGCGCGGTCTCGGCCGACGCGGCGGAACTGCGGGTGGTGAAGAAGGCCGCCGACTGGCTCAAGTCGGCCACGGCCACCATCCGGGGCGAGCGGATGCGGCCGCTGGAGAGCACGGCGCGGTGGGTCTGGAGCACGCTGCGTCAGCAGAGCAATGTCGAGCTGGGCGCGATCCGGTTGCAGGGCAGTGCCGGGACGGCGCGGCGGGTGCTGCTCGACGTGACCGTCGACGAGGTGGACGGCGCCGCGCTGGGCGTGATGAGCCAGGGTGAGCTGCACGCGCTCGGGCTGTCGCTGTTCCTGCCGCGAGCGACGGTGGCGCACAGCCCGTTCCGGTTCGTCATGATCGACGATCCGGTGCAGGCGATGGACCCGGCCAAGGTCGACGGACTGGCCATGGTGCTCGCCGAGGTCGCCACCACCCGGCAGGTGGTGGTGTTCACCCACGACGAGCGGCTGGCCGAGGCGGTGCGCCGCATGCAGCTCGACGCCACCGTGCTCGAGGTGCAGCGCCGGGAACGCTCGGTGGTCGAGGTGCGGGTCACCGGCGACCCGGTCCGCCGCTACCTCGACGACGCCAGGTCGCTGGTGCGCACCCCGCAGCTGCCGCCCGCCATCGCCGACGAACTGGTCGCCACCTGCTGCCGGTCCGCGATCGAGGCGGCGGGTCTGGCCAAAGCCCGGCACGAACTGCTGGCCGCCGGACTCGACCACGCCGAGGTGGAACGGCGCGTCCGCAACGCGCACACCACCCGCGCCATGCTCACCCTCGCCCTGATGGGGCCGCGCGCCCGCGTCGACGACCTCAACAAGCACCTCAGCGCGGTCGGCGGCCGCTGGCTGGTGGGGGTGCTGCGCGACGCCACCGCGGGCGCGCACGTGCCGATCGACCGGCCGATGCGCGAATTGATCAGCGACACCGAACGATTCATCGCCTGGTTGCGCGCCCATGAACCCACCGCGGTGCGCGTATGA
- a CDS encoding LCP family protein, with the protein MAAQTGALGPAKVMVAISAVLVLALTGFAWRSVDNLIANIDRIGGLGLGGGRDGAVDILLVGVDSRTDAHGNPLTSAERAMLHAGDEVGTNTDTIVLVRVPNDGSSATAISIPRDSYVDIPGQGKGKINSAYGSTKETERAKLLDKGSSEGDAERESTKAGRQALIKSVASLTGITVDHYAEVSLLGFVLLTDAVGGVEVCLNNAVDEWMSGAEFPAGEQRLDGQQALSFVRQRHGLPRGDIDRIVRQQVFMAQLVGQLLNAKVLANPGKLNEISEAVGRTVVLDEDWDVLAFLQQLKDLSGGKVEFETIPVADLNSMTSAGESVVRVEPKAVQDYVAGLVGEEKSGGDDKPKVDPSTVAVSVFNAGGKAGLAAKVSAALTGKGFREGLVGNYTGGSVSSSRVLAADESDPKAAAVAEALGGLTVVADPSLSADTVSVVLASDYSGPGSAAAGMFDFDGTSSATATPVPPAPPIDAGQNGPKCVN; encoded by the coding sequence ATGGCCGCGCAGACCGGTGCCCTCGGCCCGGCCAAGGTGATGGTGGCGATCTCGGCGGTCCTGGTGCTCGCCCTCACCGGCTTCGCCTGGCGCAGCGTCGACAATCTGATCGCCAATATCGACCGTATCGGCGGCCTCGGTCTCGGCGGCGGCCGTGACGGCGCGGTCGACATCCTGCTGGTCGGCGTGGACAGCCGCACCGACGCGCACGGCAACCCGCTGACCTCCGCCGAGCGCGCCATGCTGCACGCCGGCGACGAGGTGGGCACCAACACCGACACCATCGTGCTGGTCCGCGTACCCAACGACGGCAGTTCGGCCACCGCCATCTCGATCCCGCGCGACTCCTACGTCGACATTCCCGGCCAGGGCAAGGGCAAGATCAACTCCGCCTACGGCTCCACCAAGGAGACCGAGCGGGCGAAACTGCTGGACAAGGGCAGTTCCGAGGGCGACGCCGAACGCGAGTCGACCAAGGCGGGCAGGCAGGCGCTGATCAAGTCGGTGGCCTCGCTCACCGGCATCACCGTCGACCACTACGCCGAGGTGAGCCTGCTCGGGTTCGTGCTGCTCACCGATGCCGTGGGCGGGGTCGAGGTGTGCCTGAACAACGCGGTGGACGAATGGATGTCGGGCGCGGAGTTCCCGGCCGGGGAGCAGCGCCTCGACGGGCAGCAGGCGCTGAGCTTCGTGCGGCAGCGGCACGGGCTGCCCCGCGGTGACATCGATCGCATCGTGCGTCAGCAGGTGTTCATGGCCCAGCTGGTCGGGCAGCTGCTCAATGCCAAGGTGCTGGCGAATCCGGGCAAGCTGAACGAGATCAGCGAGGCGGTCGGGCGCACCGTGGTGCTCGACGAGGACTGGGACGTGCTGGCCTTCCTGCAGCAGCTGAAGGATCTGTCCGGCGGCAAGGTGGAGTTCGAGACCATCCCGGTGGCCGATCTCAACAGCATGACCTCGGCCGGTGAGTCGGTCGTGCGGGTGGAGCCGAAGGCGGTGCAGGACTACGTCGCCGGGCTGGTCGGCGAGGAGAAGTCCGGCGGCGACGACAAGCCGAAGGTCGACCCGTCGACGGTGGCGGTGAGCGTGTTCAACGCGGGCGGAAAAGCCGGTCTGGCGGCCAAGGTGTCGGCGGCGTTGACGGGCAAGGGTTTCCGCGAGGGCCTGGTGGGGAACTACACCGGCGGCAGCGTGAGTTCGAGCCGGGTGCTCGCCGCCGACGAGTCCGACCCGAAGGCCGCCGCGGTGGCGGAGGCACTGGGTGGTCTCACCGTGGTCGCGGATCCGTCACTGTCGGCGGATACCGTGAGCGTGGTGCTGGCGAGCGACTATTCTGGTCCAGGCTCGGCCGCGGCGGGCATGTTCGATTTCGATGGAACATCCTCGGCGACCGCGACGCCAGTACCGCCAGCCCCGCCGATCGACGCAGGCCAGAACGGACCGAAATGCGTGAACTGA
- a CDS encoding SelT/SelW/SelH family protein, which produces MAQELLTTFATELGEVALVPGQGGIFRITLDGEQLWERKADGGFPDIALLKQRVRDRIAPDRDLGHVDRRD; this is translated from the coding sequence ATGGCGCAGGAACTGCTCACCACCTTCGCCACCGAACTCGGCGAGGTGGCGCTGGTCCCCGGTCAGGGCGGCATCTTCCGGATCACGCTCGACGGCGAACAGCTGTGGGAGCGCAAGGCCGACGGCGGATTCCCCGACATCGCGCTACTCAAGCAGCGCGTGCGGGACCGCATCGCCCCCGACCGCGATCTCGGCCACGTCGACCGGCGCGACTGA
- a CDS encoding YchJ family protein — protein sequence MTGMGEAKPCPCRRGEPFDQCCGPILAGDKPAPTAETLMRSRYTAYVVGDTGYLLRSWHPNTRPADLELDPAQRWLFLEIVGTSRGGPFDDTGTVEFIAHSKTGGVRDAMHENSTFVRVDGAWVYLDGTFQA from the coding sequence ATGACCGGCATGGGTGAAGCGAAACCGTGTCCGTGCCGCCGTGGCGAACCGTTCGACCAGTGCTGCGGCCCGATCCTGGCGGGCGACAAGCCCGCGCCGACCGCCGAGACCCTGATGCGCTCGCGCTACACCGCCTACGTCGTCGGCGACACCGGCTACCTGCTGCGCTCCTGGCACCCGAACACCCGGCCGGCCGACCTCGAGCTCGATCCGGCGCAGCGTTGGCTGTTCCTGGAGATCGTCGGCACCTCGCGCGGCGGCCCGTTCGACGACACCGGCACCGTGGAGTTCATCGCGCACTCCAAGACCGGCGGCGTGCGCGACGCGATGCACGAGAACAGCACCTTCGTCCGGGTCGACGGCGCGTGGGTGTATCTCGACGGCACCTTCCAGGCCTGA
- a CDS encoding FmdB family zinc ribbon protein yields the protein MPNYSFRCRSCGDTFEVNRPMAQSSDPAACPAGHDDTVKLLTTFATVGRGSAPAPVAAPRPAGGGCCGGGGCC from the coding sequence ATGCCGAACTACAGCTTCCGGTGCCGCTCCTGTGGCGACACGTTCGAGGTGAACCGGCCGATGGCGCAGTCCTCGGATCCGGCCGCGTGCCCCGCGGGCCACGACGACACGGTCAAACTGCTGACCACCTTCGCGACCGTGGGCCGCGGCAGCGCGCCCGCGCCGGTCGCCGCGCCGCGGCCTGCGGGTGGGGGTTGCTGCGGTGGCGGCGGCTGCTGCTGA